One window of the Methanoculleus sp. SDB genome contains the following:
- a CDS encoding transcription factor, giving the protein MVAVEELLENPAIEAYLIRMIREEGVLLLKKFPKEGEHSDENLAETTGINLNSVRHTLYTLYEKRLAEYRRIKNSETGWLTYLWKLRLDNLDDALFEDMEAVLERLEARELYEEENDFYVCKQCGIIFTFDDALGRNFECPQCDEKMEHFDNDLILRALKRRVSAIRATLGKG; this is encoded by the coding sequence ATGGTAGCCGTGGAGGAACTGCTGGAGAATCCGGCAATTGAGGCATACCTGATCCGCATGATCAGGGAAGAGGGCGTTCTGCTCCTGAAGAAGTTCCCGAAAGAAGGGGAGCACAGTGACGAAAATCTTGCCGAAACGACCGGCATCAACCTTAACAGCGTACGCCACACACTTTATACCCTCTACGAAAAACGGCTTGCCGAGTACAGGCGGATTAAGAATTCCGAAACCGGGTGGCTGACCTATCTCTGGAAGCTCCGTCTCGACAATCTCGACGATGCGCTCTTCGAGGACATGGAGGCAGTGCTCGAGAGGCTCGAGGCCCGGGAACTGTACGAGGAGGAAAACGATTTTTACGTCTGCAAGCAGTGCGGCATAATCTTCACCTTTGACGATGCGCTCGGCAGGAACTTCGAATGTCCCCAGTGCGATGAGAAGATGGAGCATTTCGACAACGACCTGATTCTCCGGGCCCTGAAGCGTCGCGTTTCGGCAATCCGCGCCACGCTCGGAAAGGGGTGA
- a CDS encoding phosphohydrolase: protein MASFEEVLEHAGCERRVIEHCRAVAGVALTFTLKVPVNTELVLAGAWLHDIGRSKTHGIAHGQIGADICRELGYSERIARIVECHIGAGLTREECRRLGLEPRDCVPSTLEEKIVAHADNIVKDAREISIDECIARAAPLGPDVQKRLRDLADEIERLR from the coding sequence ATCGCCTCCTTTGAAGAGGTGCTCGAACATGCCGGGTGCGAACGCAGGGTGATCGAGCACTGCCGCGCCGTTGCAGGCGTTGCCCTCACGTTCACTCTGAAGGTGCCGGTCAATACCGAACTCGTTCTGGCGGGCGCATGGCTGCATGATATCGGGAGATCGAAGACCCATGGCATTGCCCACGGCCAGATCGGGGCGGATATCTGCCGGGAACTCGGGTACTCCGAACGGATCGCCCGCATCGTCGAGTGCCATATCGGTGCGGGCCTCACCCGCGAGGAGTGCCGCCGCCTCGGCCTTGAACCCCGCGACTGCGTCCCCTCGACGCTGGAAGAGAAGATCGTCGCGCACGCGGACAATATCGTAAAGGACGCCCGCGAGATCAGCATCGATGAATGTATCGCACGCGCCGCACCGCTCGGACCGGACGTGCAGAAACGCCTGCGCGATCTCGCGGACGAGATCGAACGTCTCAGATAA
- a CDS encoding regulator of amino acid metabolism, contains ACT domain protein has translation MWEAILRAFEESPSQGRVVRFLLENGFGVSAEGKIVCNGVEIPATHIARAAGTDRRVVDATARRILEIPELRDVFLHLRVTPDISAVAESLGRTVVTVIPNDAQQKGIVGAAVNVLSEYNLSIRQIFVTDPLLSEEPKLVIVVDEELPGVVFERLKALPQVRQLII, from the coding sequence ATGTGGGAAGCCATCCTCAGGGCGTTTGAAGAATCGCCCTCGCAGGGGCGGGTCGTGAGGTTTCTCCTCGAGAACGGGTTCGGGGTCAGTGCGGAGGGCAAAATCGTCTGTAACGGCGTGGAAATCCCTGCAACCCATATCGCCCGGGCCGCCGGGACCGACCGGCGCGTCGTGGATGCGACTGCGCGGCGCATCCTTGAAATCCCCGAGCTCAGGGACGTGTTTCTCCACCTCCGGGTAACGCCCGACATCAGCGCGGTTGCGGAGTCGCTGGGCCGGACCGTCGTCACCGTGATCCCGAACGACGCCCAGCAGAAAGGGATCGTCGGCGCCGCCGTGAACGTGCTCTCCGAATACAACCTGAGCATCCGCCAGATCTTTGTCACGGATCCCCTGCTCTCCGAGGAACCGAAGCTCGTCATCGTCGTCGACGAGGAGCTGCCGGGCGTCGTTTTTGAAAGGTTGAAAGCGCTTCCGCAGGTGCGGCAGCTGATTATCTGA